A single region of the Saprospiraceae bacterium genome encodes:
- a CDS encoding thioredoxin family protein, whose protein sequence is MKALLERSLEAGMTYPAYFKLMTELVEAGKTTGPNQSETMAHYTKMNLQRMSRLDKKVALDPTLVEAFSAIPGEYVWLVITEAWCGDAAQIVPVFNALVGQLPQVELSLVLRDELPELMDQFLTNGSRAIPKLIILEKESLAVVDTWGARPAPAQVLVDAYKADPNRPPYAELSLSLQKWYNKDKNVTLQQELLQLAQRLGARLAPAT, encoded by the coding sequence ATGAAAGCCTTACTAGAACGAAGTTTAGAAGCGGGGATGACTTACCCTGCCTACTTTAAATTGATGACGGAATTGGTAGAAGCGGGTAAAACAACTGGCCCTAACCAAAGTGAAACGATGGCGCATTACACCAAAATGAACTTGCAGCGCATGTCGCGTTTGGACAAAAAGGTGGCACTGGATCCTACCTTGGTAGAAGCCTTTAGCGCAATTCCTGGTGAATATGTCTGGTTGGTGATAACCGAGGCCTGGTGTGGCGATGCGGCCCAGATCGTTCCCGTATTTAATGCCTTGGTGGGCCAATTGCCACAGGTTGAATTATCCTTGGTCCTTCGAGATGAATTGCCAGAATTAATGGATCAATTCCTGACCAACGGGAGTCGAGCTATCCCAAAATTGATTATCCTGGAAAAAGAAAGCCTGGCGGTCGTGGACACCTGGGGCGCTCGCCCGGCACCTGCACAAGTCTTGGTAGATGCATATAAAGCCGACCCCAACCGTCCACCTTATGCCGAATTATCCCTTTCGCTGCAAAAGTGGTACAATAAGGATAAGAATGTCACCCTACAGCAGGAGCTACTACAGCTAGCCCAAAGGCTTGGGGCTAGACTAGCGCCAGCGACATAA
- a CDS encoding GNAT family N-acetyltransferase: MKIKKAKPADCPILTQISKAAKAHWGYPEEWLAMWEDDLSIKKGDLSHFRVFKLTEKGVILGFSAISEKENTLAIEHLWIRPQLIGKGLGKYLLQNSLEKVRTESHTTLTVIADPNAVGFYEKFGFETVQFIPSKPEGRQLPLMSLALV; this comes from the coding sequence ATGAAGATCAAAAAAGCCAAACCAGCAGATTGCCCAATCCTCACTCAAATTAGTAAAGCCGCCAAGGCGCACTGGGGTTATCCTGAAGAATGGTTAGCGATGTGGGAAGATGATCTCAGTATAAAGAAGGGCGATCTATCCCATTTCAGGGTATTCAAACTAACGGAGAAAGGCGTAATCCTGGGCTTTTCTGCCATCAGTGAAAAAGAAAACACACTGGCAATCGAACACCTATGGATACGGCCCCAACTCATTGGTAAAGGTCTGGGGAAATATTTACTGCAAAATTCGCTGGAAAAGGTAAGAACGGAAAGCCACACCACATTGACCGTCATTGCTGACCCCAATGCTGTGGGTTTTTATGAAAAATTCGGGTTTGAAACGGTTCAATTTATTCCCAGCAAACCGGAAGGCAGGCAGTTGCCTCTTATGTCGCTGGCGCTAGTCTAG